Proteins from a single region of Theileria parva strain Muguga chromosome 1, complete sequence, whole genome shotgun sequence:
- a CDS encoding RAP domain protein, translated as MPLIRAREKAIKRGVKHEAVVRRIGRRVHKRFRSWSQQRTRKFWMPAKVSLHSPLDLMDGWLLSSAVQKAATLRKHDLKLWHGFGNRLLELSHTLTGQQLGYVYYGFGKSRFLKPSLYEEMMKFTEPMLPNLNSHSLMCVAWSLARVQIRNEQFLSRYSIEVGSRLDDIRTTDLIKICNSLSKLDGYTNYLKERLSEKMVEKLECLYAQDFRNAVNLLSMIHLYDERTQIYLLSRFSKIFICARPQHLQQAYCSAVAVRVLLQKVWTQLDKSVKAFYTRLSMRKIQQCLRRPSELQWDVSNILAKMGIHHRNTFYWGCFWIDIGEIKDKSNCWFIDGPSCFYTSTTLYTNKVKLQHRILNNLGWNIRRVQWYKWVDYMNNTEDKINYIRKLRESECLGEFIQEDQLDPLEIKQKLDKIKQNCVKPT; from the exons ATGCCTCTTATTAGAGCGAGGGAAAAGGCCATTAAGCGTGGCGTAAAACATGAGGCTGTTGTACGTAGAATTGGAAGACGTGTTCATAAAAGGTTCAGATCATGGTCTCAGCAAAG GACGAGGAAGTTCTGGATGCCCGCAAAGGTATCGTTACATAGTCCTCTTGACTTGATGGATGGATGGCTATTATCGTCCGCTGTGCAAAAGGCTGCAACCCTTAGGAAACATGATTTGAAACTTTG GCATGGATTTGGTAACAGGCTTTTGGAACTTTCTCACACTCTCACTGGTCAACAATTAGGTTATGTTTATTACGG gttTGGTAAGAGTCGATTTTTAAAGCCTAGTTTGTATGAGGAAATGATGAAGTTTACTGAACCGATGCttccaaatttaaatagCCATAGCCTGATGTGTGTTGCATGGTCACTAGCAAGGGTACAAATAAGAAATGAGCAGTTTCTCTCAaga tattcGATTGAAGTTGGATCAAGATTAGATGATATCAGGACTACAGATTTAATTAAGATTTGTAATTCACTTTCAAAATTG GATGgttatacaaattatttgaagGAAAGGTTATCTGAGAAGATGGTTGAAAAGTTGGAATGTTTGTATGCACAGGATTTTAGAAATGCAGTTAACCTTTTATCAATGATTCATTTATATGATGAGAGGACCCAAATTTACCTTTTAAGTCGTTTTTCCAA GATATTTATCTGTGCTAGGCCTCAGCATTTGCAACAAGCTTATTGTTCAGCTGTCGCAGTTAGAGTTCTCTTACAAAAAGTTTGGACTCAACTAGATAAATCAGTCAAAGCATTTTATACGCGTCTCag TATGAGGAAAATACAGCAATGTTTGAGAAGACCTTCGGAATTACAGTGGGATGTATCTAATATTCTTGCAAAGATGGGGATACATCATAGAAATACCTTCTACTGGGGATGTTTTTGGATAGATATTGGAGAAATTAAGGATAAATCAAACTGCTGGTTCATAGATGGACCATCCTGCTTTTACACATCGACCACACTATATACGAATAAAGTCAAATTACAACATAG GATATTGAATAACCTCGGATGGAATATAAGAAGAGTGCAGTGGTACAAATGGGTGGATTATATGAATAATACAgaggataaaattaactatataag GAAATTGAGGGAATCTGAATGTTTAGGAGAATTTATACAAGAGGACCAACTTGACCCTCTagaaattaaacaaaaacttgataaaattaaacaaaattgTGTTAAACCCACTTAA
- a CDS encoding RNA recognition motif family protein (or RNP domain; RBD; RRM): MVVVKFDTFRKIRRDPHTNRSRGYAHLEYRTEAECIEAFKRLIGKEIRGRPIKVDFCDDAYRQKYPELTSDSIFLKDKPTSVIPDNRQFQGPVIPPPPPQIPILPIPQPNLGIPIAHPIPIPQTLPIPPVIPTPPVPPPPLATISPLSGLNPLTVIHNPPPVPNLTGLVNLPVLTHPVPIAGPELPSEFKRPRSDIELLIDNGKIVNNDLFYMIKKMSMLDVFKLVKKIDSLMEKSPNTARSILNSNHSMRSALIHAKLLLGYKDLKFSNLTQANHSHIFDYFVIH; the protein is encoded by the exons ATGGTTGTGGTCAAATTCGATACCTTTCGTAA aataaGAAGAGATCCTCATACTAACAGAAGTAGAGGCTATGCCCATCTTGAATATAGAACTGAAGCAGAGTGTATAGAAGCCTTTAAAAGACTCATTGGTAAAGAAATTCGAG GTCGACCTATAAAGGTTGATTTCTGTGATGATGCTTATCGTCAGAAATACCCAGAATTAACATCAGATTCAATATTTCTTAAGGACAAACCTACATCAGTTATCCCTGATAATAGGCAATTTCAAGGCCCAGTTATACCACCACCTCCACCTCAGATCCCAATTCTACCTATTCCACAACCAAATTTAGGCATACCAATTGCACATCCAATACCTATACCTCAAACATTACCAATCCCTCCTGTTATACCAACTCCACCAGTTCCACCACCTCCTTTGGCTACAATTTCTCCCCTATCAGGGTTAAATCCACTAACTGTCATCCATAATCCACCCCCAGTACCTAATCTTACAGGGTTGGTTAATTTGCCTGTTCTGACACACCCAGTACCTATCGCTGGTCCAGAATTACCCTCAGAGTTTAAGCGACCTCGTTCTGATATTGAGTTGTTGATAGACAACGGCAAAATCGTGAACAATGATTTGTTTTATATGATTAAAAAGATGTCAATGTTGGAcgtttttaaattagttaaaaagATCGACAGTTTAATGGAAAAGTCCCCGAATACCGCAAGGtccattttaaattctaacCATTCAATGCGCTCAGCCCTAATTCATGCAAAATTACTCTTAGGATATAAAGACTTaaaattctcaaatttGACACAAGCAAACCACTCACACATTTTCGACTACTTTGTAATTCACTAA
- a CDS encoding putative integral membrane protein, whose amino-acid sequence MENFFKTTGPKDTEEYVHQPDIQTIPCDYVEHSAPSHGTGSHYGELPRLNVSSREFDPDRSNSHKNSHNGHQDSTADFKIDHKIEEIHDINGIDGYKSTDKKIESPKVPTVDTTYSSLSKNRNKDDKKRNNGGKKRKNDDKRNKEDKKRKRGERRRKNEEKLISQKDAEELARIRLESELATLKSKKDAEELEKIKLQSELATIKSKKDAEELEKIKLQEQLDTIKSKKDAEDLEKIKLQSELATLKAQKESEELSRIRLESELATLKAQKESEELEKIKLQSELATLKSQKESEELSRIRLESELDTLKAQKESEEQARIRLQEEQNRIISENQMALEEQKREFDAELERQNSELQKQLEQIRIDLEHSDRERRLLEKELSDQLQIQKENDPDKILELERARLRDEWNREQETIKRKWEESQEHLRKEMIRMQKELEEQDRIKAQKESEELEKIKLQSELATLKSQKESEELSRIRLESELDTLKAQKESEEQARIRLQEEQNRIISENQMALEEQKREFDAELERQNSELQKQLEQIRIDLEHSDRERRLLEKELSDQLQIQKENDPDKILELERARLRDEWNREQETIKRKWEESQEHLRKEMIRMQKELEEQDRIKAQKESDELEKIKLQEQLDTLKSKKESEELARIRLESELDTLKAQKESEEQARIRLQEEQNRIISENQMALEEQKREFDAELERQNSELQKQLEQIRIDLEHSDRERRLLEKELSEQLQIQQENVERNSSTDQTGKNELPLIPASAGGLKSEISQSDVEIKPPFGGHDFPESGLSPMKGDDSSIEFNIPPKDSVSVSDSDYNKSMNNLHLPHPKLDLKAHNTSTHHPESTENTPTHHDEKVNKVETSTAKGGEDISSDDQLAHGSKESNIDNIKSSTRLSEVSRVPTLLPPGGPLVPEPEESAGKMSESMKNSGSAEVLDSESHNTSHTPNTHNTMNTSHRIELPDSTHEEDTDTYDDEEEFSDDDEEFSDGNDTGQAVKLPDSTHENEGNTSDDTEDAKRYENSEELDSRVSSRPVHPHEVAAQSPEFKPTKQHDSDEPEAHGDVDGADHSDNLDDLDDTDTDDTDEPENNDMDEPETTDGVDKFDQEAEDYYDEENSEDENDEGNFSRGAKIAGGIIGALIAIGAAGTGYHFTSKRKAEVIELDEIDFDYAQVGDCEEVETAVLITEDVWENEA is encoded by the exons ATGGagaatttttttaaaactacGGGGCCAAAAGATACCGAAGAATATGTTCACCAGCCTGATATACAAACTATACCCTGCGATTACGTTGAACATTCTGCTCCCTCACATGGCACCGGTTCACATTATGGAGAACTACCAAGGTTAAATGTAAGTTCCAGGGAATTCGATCCTGATCGATCTAATTCACATAAAAACTCCCATAATGGTCACCAGGATTCAACAGccgattttaaaattgatcaCAAAATTGAGGAGATCCACGATATAAATGGTATTGATGGATATAAATCAACTGATAAAAAGATTGAATCACCTAAAGTTCCGACTGTTGACACCACCTATTCCAGCTTATCCAAAAATCGTAATAAAGACGATAAAAAACGTAATAACGGAGGAAAAAAACGCAAAAATGACGATAAACGTAATaaagaagataaaaaaCGTAAAAGAGGAGAAAGAAGGCGTAAAAATGAAGAGAAACTCATATCCCAGAAAGATGCAGAAGAACTAGCTAGAATTCGTTTGGAGTCTGAACTTGCTACActcaaatctaaaaaaGATGCAGAAGAACttgaaaaaatcaaattgCAATCTGAACTTGCTACAATCAAATCTAAGAAAGATGCAGAAGAACttgaaaaaatcaaattacAGGAACAACTTGATACAATCAAATCTAAGAAAGATGCAGAAGACCTTGAGAAAATCAAATTACAATCTGAACTTGCTACACTAAAGGCCCAAAAAGAATCAGAAGAACTATCTAGAATTCGTTTGGAATCTGAACTTGCTACACTCAAGGCCCAAAAAGAATCAGAAGAACTTGAGAAAATCAAATTACAATCTGAACTTGCTACACTCAAATCTCAAAAAGAATCAGAAGAACTATCTAGAATTCGTTTGGAATCTGAACTTGATACACTCAAGGCCCAGAAAGAATCAGAAGAACAGGCTAGAATCAGATTACAGGAAGAGCAGAATAGAATCATATCAGAAAACCAAATGGCCTTAGAAGAACAAAAAAGGGAGTTTGATGCTGAGCTCGAACGCCAAAATTCAGAATTGCAAAAACAACTAGAACAAATCCGTATAGATCTGGAACATTCTGATAGGGAAAGACGTTTGTTAGAGAAAGAACTTTCCGACCAACTCCAAATTCAGAAGGAAAATGATCCTGATAAAATTCTTGAACTAGAACGAGCGCGCCTTCGTGATGAATGGAATAGAGAACAAGAAAcaataaaaagaaaatgGGAAGAGAGTCAAGAACATCTTCGTAAAGAGATGATCAGGATGCAAAAAGAATTAGAAGAGCAGGATAGAATCAAGGCCCAAAAAGAATCAGAAGAACTTGAGAAAATCAAATTACAATCTGAACTTGCTACACTCAAATCTCAAAAAGAATCAGAAGAACTATCTAGAATTCGTTTGGAATCTGAACTTGATACACTCAAGGCCCAGAAAGAATCAGAAGAACAGGCTAGAATCAGATTACAGGAAGAGCAGAATAGAATCATATCAGAAAACCAAATGGCCTTAGAAGAACAAAAAAGGGAGTTTGATGCTGAGCTCGAACGCCAAAATTCAGAATTGCAAAAACAACTAGAACAAATCCGTATAGATCTGGAACATTCTGATAGGGAAAGACGTTTGTTAGAGAAAGAACTTTCCGACCAACTCCAAATTCAGAAGGAAAATGATCCTGATAAAATTCTTGAACTAGAACGAGCGCGCCTTCGTGATGAATGGAATAGAGAACAAGAAAcaataaaaagaaaatgGGAAGAGAGTCAAGAACATCTTCGTAAAGAGATGATCAGGATGCAAAAAGAATTAGAAGAGCAGGATAGAATCAAGGCCCAAAAAGAATCAGACGAACTTGAGAAAATCAAATTACAGGAACAACTTGATACActcaaatctaaaaaaGAATCAGAAGAACTAGCTAGAATTCGTTTGGAATCTGAACTTGATACACTCAAGGCCCAGAAAGAATCAGAAGAACAGGCTAGAATCAGATTACAGGAAGAGCAGAATAGAATCATATCAGAAAACCAAATGGCCTTAGAAGAACAAAAAAGGGAGTTTGATGCTGAGCTCGAACGCCAAAATTCAGAATTGCAAAAACAACTAGAACAAATCCGTATAGATCTGGAACATTCTGATAGGGAAAGACGTTTGTTAGAGAAAGAACTTTCCGAACAACTCCAAATTCAACAAGAAAATGTGGAGCGGAACAGTTCTACGGACCAGACCGGAAAAAATGAGTTACCTTTGATTCCAGCATCTGCTGGGGGACTAAAATCTGAGATTTCTCAAAGTGATGTGGAAATCAAGCCTCCTTTCGGTGGGCACGATTTCCCGGAATCAGGTTTATCTCCAATGAAAGGAGATGATTCTTCCattgaatttaatattCCTCCTAAGGATTCCGTTTCAGTTTCAGACTCGGACTATAACAAATCAATGAACAATCTCCATTTACCACATCCAAAGTTAGATTTGAAAGCTCATAATACATCAACTCATCATCCTGAAAGTACTGAAAACACACCAACTCATCATGATGAAAAGGTTAATAAAGTGGAAACCAGCACTGCCAAGGGTGGTGAGGATATTTCAAGCGATGATCAGTTGGCACATGGTTCTAAAGAGTCaaatattgataatattaaatcaaGTACTAGACTTTCAGAGGTGTCAAGGGTTCCTACTTTATTACCACCCGGTGGACCTTTGGTTCCCGAGCCTGAAGAATCTGCGGGTAAAATGTCTGAAAGTATGAAAAATTCTGGTTCAGCGGAAGTTTTAGACTCTGAATCACACAATACCAGTCATACGCCCAACACTCATAATACTATGAATACCAGTCACAGGATCGAATTACCTGATTCCACTCATGAAGAAGATACTGATACTTATGATGATGAGGAAGAATTTAGtgatgatgatgaagaatTTAGTGACGGCAATGATACTGGTCAAGCGGTTAAATTACCTGATTCCACTCATGAAAATGAAGGAAATACTAGTGATGACACTGAGGACGCGAAAAGATATGAGAACAGTGAAGAATTAGATAGTAGAGTATCCTCAAGACCGGTCCATCCCCATGAAGTTGCGGCGCAATCTCCTGAATTTAAACCTACTAAACAACACGATTCTGACGAACCAGAAGCACATGGTGATGTGGATGGAGCAGACCATAGTGATAATTTAGATGATTTAGACGATACTGACACTGATGATACGGATGAACCAGAGAATAATGATATGGATGAACCAGAGACTACTGATGGTGTGGATAAATTTGATCAGGAAGCTGAGGATTATTACGACGAAGAAAATTCTGAGGATGAGAATGACGAAGGGAACTTTTCTAGAGGTGCAAAGATTGCCGGAGGTATTATTGGTGCCTTAATAGCGATTGGAGCCGCTGGTACAGGCTACCACTTCACATCTAAACG aaAGGCGGAAGTGATTGAATTGGACGAGATTGATTTTGACTATGCTCAGGTTGGGGATTGTGAAGAGGTGGAAACGGCGGTTTTGATCACGGAGGATGTTTGGGAGAATGAGGCTTAG
- a CDS encoding putative integral membrane protein: protein MISAKIYIFGVTFLILSLFTFNFFIPGVGAWNAKDVLPLGLNRYGEDLHFFHKGGDLDSFISLEKVPESSELRSSLAQTAADTTAQRTVIAAGTSSETCTSWEDVSVCSTKSTIKCLDNGKQHLEMSCFLMNTVTWSDWSPCENNVQYRFALDFSSGNTQYRYCGDGAAALMNRMKGHTPKKTEQEILKERLEKYVNLNRELHKKNEEAENLYNAYMQKYAKFYDRNKDLNRKIKEFNQKNDEFEKQKQALDDQKSKYDSLNSNLEVRTRDLEREKDNYKRKTDKLAEMELELQEDIKFYHKKQDELNAERLALQDKEKDYAKRSEDLESERTKILDKDRKLEEELARIKEKEATLTQQHQKKDENLTQREEALKVELETNKGLLASIESQRTSLASEQRELESKKQEQKLLEANINTETQRLEKLKQENEAAKEHMVNYGKFLSEETTKLNKIKKDNEAAKAVLDEREQKLDEESQKIDQLKVENSKEAKRLQDLQADIDKEKLANTKLSEQLNRERDELATKTQEQERLKSEYESKNTQILETEKNLQKQISENETLAATLKKQEKDIEAENEKIKKEIERLNQEERNQAYILKYTAKQQSRKSSALLNKQKNLEDQIRLNTEKAASLQSQQQNLTEQTQRVQAELSDLERQRGEVQQKEEKLKLDTASVEEAKKKNQQRALDLKKQENTVQERENKLLIAQAQNISKAKQLKKDQDVLNTKLAEHTEDVRRKTLEFEQRDKTLKEKELEYQLKLAEVAEDHKTLFREQSLLNDAREQLRRDELAHMEKEKEAEKARQAKETELLATIKQQETESLARIAEEKQKREAEILAQEQQLQQRRQAHDDQIRRSQEELDRKIADDKQKSAEAEERINNRQKEVDALKSDLEAKNAEAERLLSGHLHTKGELEKLKAQLQQQNLAAQKLTKTLEEQNEAVKQENARATAANQEANRLLESNRAQAASLSRRESELEANMDAYTIKLKSVQDEDARLTALNKTLLLKEESLGTRDQNVKDKERRVSEREAEVLKKQKQQEKTESEQNQRQSLLQSRENTLNQKESQQRTKDQEQSELSQKLADKQAELTALQSKLDQLQKDLDARQLQLTEAENAVRLRETKADETEKAQKNKANELLLEDEKVKRLGREVEAKRQLAIIQENKNTQRSSELDEKQAKVEKLATDKLRELETIRTQQAEEIKNVSTQLKNKETELEQTIAKLNAKYEELKLDNKSVLSANRVMLSSAESNLIITKSELSRTKSDLNTVKLELSTRTSELEAEKQKNSTLEAKNNELETQLSTAKSQLTEKGNELSQCVVRETTLKSEKSDLESQLKVKSDRYDEKEKEYDTLKNLHKEAQSKLREKESAVSQCEVKLSEKNTQLESVTEQLGGKQKSLEQKTSELEGKVLELADKNLELERKQKEVLDRDARLLIKETQELKLRKTNSNLLTVLSKFGAGESLANIINDASLWSEDTNETLEHLKKYFNKSKPVQTAELNKLKSENPPIPPEPKPTESSNTQTELNKQTELNNTQNELNKELGKEVRGETLSIGVTDRPIIQSEVETEVDSTHRIPDLDLRNGMVDLEAIVPNPEQPTLQTPTDQEMESIKNTPIDTLLRNNPSVNSNNTSESSVNEVGAASVLRSTGGSGGSGGSGGSVGSRGKSREKQEPNNNGDSEKEKTGKQESTFTGGFKQTRIGQSVKGASAALGVILVIAGAALGAKKL, encoded by the exons ATGATTTCAGccaaaatttatatattcgGAGTGACATTTCTTATTTTGTcactatttacatttaattttttcattccAG GTGTCGGAGCTTGGAATGCTAAAGATGTGCTTCCACTAGGCCTGAATAGATATGGTGAGGACCTTCACTTTTTCCATAAAGGGGGTGATTTGGACTCGTTCATCTCCTTGGAAAAGGTGCCCGAATCCTCAGAGCTACGTTCCTCTTTGGCCCAGACAGCAGCTGATACCACTGCTCAGAGGACTGTAATCGCTGCTGGAACCAGCTCAGAAACCTGTACAAGCTGGGAAGACGTCTCAGTTTGCTCCACTAAATCCACCATCAAATGCTTAGATAATGGGAAGCAACACTTGGAAATGTCTTGTTTCCTCATGAACACAGTAACCTGGTCTGACTGGTCCCCCTGTGAAAACAATGTCCAGTACAGATTTGCACTTGATTTCTCTAGCGGGAACACCCAGTATAGATACTGCGGTGATGGAGCAGCTGCGCTGATGAATCGCATGAAGGGTCACACTCCCAAAAAGACGGAACAGGAGATCTTGAAGGAGCGTCTAGAGAAATACGTTAACCTAAACCGCGAACTTCATAAAAAGAATGAAGAAGCGGAGAATCTTTACAATGCGTATATGCAAAAATATGCGAAGTTCTACGATCGGAATAAAGACCTAAATCGAAAAATTAAGGAATTTAATCAGAAAAATGATGAATTTGAAAAGCAAAAGCAGGCTCTAGACGACCAAAAATCCAAGTATGATTCTCTAAATTCTAATCTAGAGGTACGAACCAGAGATTTAGAGCGTGAAAAGGACAATTATAAGCGAAAAACTGATAAATTGGCCGAAATGGAACTTGAATTACAGGAAGATATTAAGTTTTATCACAAGAAACAGGATGAACTTAACGCTGAACGCTTGGCTTTACAAGACAAGGAAAAAGATTACGCTAAACGTTCCGAAGACTTGGAAAGTGAAAGGACCAAAATTCTGGACAAAGATCGAAAATTAGAAGAGGAATTGGCCAGAATTAAAGAAAAGGAGGCAACTTTAACTCAACAACACCAGAAAAAGGATGAAAACCTCACTCAAAGAGAGGAAGCCCTTAAAGTTGAATTGGAGACCAATAAAGGATTACTAGCCAGCATCGAATCACAAAGAACGTCTTTAGCCTCTGAGCAAAGGGAACTGGAATCTAAAAAGCAGGaacaaaaattattggAGGCCAATATCAACACCGAAACTCAGAGGTTGGAGAAACTTAAACAAGAAAACGAAGCCGCAAAGGAACATATGGTCAATTATGGCAAGTTCCTCAGCGAAGAAACTAccaaattaaacaaaattaagAAAGATAATGAAGCTGCTAAAGCCGTTTTAGATGAACGCGAGCAAAAATTGGATGAGGAATCTCAAAAGATTGATCAACTTAAGGTTGAAAATTCCAAAGAGGCTAAGAGGCTACAGGACCTTCAAGCAGACATAGATAAAGAAAAATTGGCAAATACCAAACTTTCTGAACAATTAAATAGGGAAAGAGATGAGCTCGCCACCAAGACTCAGGAACAAGAAAGACTTAAATCTGAGTATGAGAGTAAGAATACCCAGATCCTCGAAACAGAAAAGAATTTACAGAAACAAATCTCTGAAAATGAAACCTTGGCAGCAACTTTGAAGAAGCAAGAGAAGGATATTGAGGctgaaaatgaaaaaattaaaaaggaAATTGAAAGATTAAATCAGGAAGAAAGGAATCAGGCCTATATACTTAAGTATACCGCTAAGCAGCAGTCTCGCAAATCCAGTGCTTTactaaataaacaaaaaaatCTTGAAGATCAAATAAGATTAAACACAGAGAAAGCAGCCTCACTCCAATCCCAACAACAGAATTTAACTGAGCAAACCCAGAGAGTACAAGCTGAACTTTCAGATTTGGAACGCCAGCGTGGTGAGGTTCAACAAAAAGAAGAGAAATTAAAGCTTGACACCGCTTCTGTTGAAGAAGCCAAGAAAAAAAATCAACAGAGAGCTTTAGACCTTAAGAAGCAAGAAAACACTGTTCAAGAAAGAGAAAATAAGCTTTTAATTGCTCAGGCCCAAAATATCTCCAAGGCTAAACAGTTGAAAAAAGATCAAGATGTTTTGAATACTAAGTTGGCAGAGCATACTGAAGATGTTAGGCGTAAGACTTTGGAGTTTGAACAAAGGGATAAAACATTGAAAGAGAAGGAATTGGAATATCAGTTGAAGCTTGCCGAGGTTGCAGAGGACCACAAAACTCTATTCAGGGAGCAAAGTTTACTAAATGATGCCAGAGAGCAGCTGAGAAGGGACGAATTGGCTCATATGGAGAAGGAAAAGGAGGCTGAAAAGGCTAGGCAGGCTAAAGAGACAGAACTCTTGGCTACTATTAAGCAACAGGAAACTGAGAGCCTGGCCAGAATCGCTGAAGAAAAGCAAAAACGGGAGGCTGAAATTTTAGCTCAGGAGCAACAATTGCAGCAACGTAGACAAGCACATGACGACCAAATTAGGAGGAGTCAGGAAGAACTTGATAGAAAAATTGCCGACGATAAACAAAAAAGTGCCGAGGCTGAGGAGAGAATTAATAATAGACAAAAAGAAGTTGACGCCCTTAAAAGTGATTTGGAGGCTAAAAACGCAGAAGCTGAGCGTTTGCTTTCTGGTCATTTACATACTAAAGGTGAACTAGAAAAGCTCAAAGCTCAGCTTCAACAACAGAATCTAGCAGCTCagaaattaactaaaaCTTTGGAGGAGCAAAATGAGGCTGTAAAACAAGAAAATGCGAGGGCAACTGCTGCTAATCAGGAGGCAAATAGGCTACTAGAATCTAATAGGGCTCAGGCTGCTAGTCTCTCAAGACGGGAAAGCGAATTAGAGGCGAATATGGATGCTTACACCATTAAGTTGAAGTCGGTTCAGGACGAGGATGCTAGACTTACCGCACTTAACAAGACTCTTTTACTCAAAGAAGAATCACTGGGTACTAGAGATCAGAACGTAAAGGATAAGGAACGCCGTGTCTCAGAACGTGAGGCTGAAGTCCTCAAAAAGCAAAAACAACAAGAGAAAACAGAGTCTGAACAGAACCAAAGGCAATCACTTCTCCAATCTCGAGAGAATACTCTGAACCAGAAGGAAAGTCAACAGAGGACGAAGGACCAAGAACAATCTGAGCTATCCCAAAAATTGGCAGATAAACAAGCTGAACTCACTGCTTTGCAGTCGAAATTAGACCAATTGCAAAAAGATTTGGATGCTAGACAACTCCAATTGACTGAAGCTGAGAATGCCGTTAGGCTTAGGGAAACAAAGGCAGACGAGACTGAAAAGGCCCAGAAAAATAAGGCGAATGAGTTACTTTTGGAGGATGAAAAGGTAAAGAGACTTGGTAGGGAAGTTGAGGCTAAGCGCCAATTGGCTATAATTCAAGAAAACAAAAACACCCAAAGGTCTTCAGAATTGGATGAAAAACAGGCAAAAGTTGAAAAACTCGCCACTGACAAGTTAAGAGAACTTGAAACCATAAGAACACAGCAGGCTGAAGAAATTAAGAATGTCAGCACAcaattgaaaaataaggAAACTGAGCTTGAGCAGACAATTGCTAAACTGAACGCTAAATATGAAGAGTTGAAActtgataataaatcaGTACTTTCAGCCAATAGAGTTATGCTTTCATCAGCAGAATCTAATTTGATTATCACCAAGTCTGAGTTAAGCCGTACCAAGTCAGAtcttaacactgttaaacTAGAATTATCGACTCGTACATCTGAACTTGAGGCTGAGAAGCAGAAAAATTCAACTTTGGAggctaaaaataatgaattgGAGACTCAACTTTCAACTGCAAAATCCCAATTAACTGAGAAGGGAAATGAGTTATCCCAATGTGTTGTTCGTGAGACAACTCTCAAGAGTGAAAAATCAGATTTAGAATCCCAATTAAAGGTGAAATCAGACCGTTACGATGAAAAGGAGAAGGAGTACGACACTTTGAAAAATTTGCACAAAGAAGCCCAATCTAAGCTTCGTGAGAAGGAATCTGCTGTATCCCAGTGCGAAGTTAAATTATCAGAAAAGAACACACAATTAGAATCCGTAACTGAGCAATTGGGTGGAAAGCAAAAGTCTTTGGAGCAAAAGACTTCAGAACTTGAGGGTAAGGTTTTGGAACTTGCTGACAAGAATCTTGAGCTTGAACGCAAGCAAAAGGAAGTCCTAGACCGTGACGCTCGTTTACTAATTAAGGAAACCCAGGAACTTAAATTACGCAAAACTAACAGTAATTTACTCACTGTTCTTTCCAAATTTGGCGCCGGTGAATCTCTAGCAAATATTATCAATGACGCCTCACTTTGGTCTGAAGATACCAATGAAACTTTAGAACAtcttaaaaaatattttaataaatccaAACCCGTTCAAACAGCTGagttaaataaactaaagAGTGAAAATCCACCAATTCCACCAGAACCTAAACCTACCGAATCTTCAAATACACAAACTGAACTTAATAAACAAACTGAACTTAATAATACACAAAATGAACTTAATAAAGAATTGGGTAAGGAGGTGAGAGGAGAGACTTTGAGTATTGGAGTGACTGACAGGCCGATAATTCAGAGTGAGGTGGAGACTGAGGTGGATTCAACTCATAGAATTCCAGACTTAGATTTAAGGAATGGAATGGTGGATTTGGAAGCAATTGTGCCAAATCCTGAGCAACCAACTCTACAAACACCTACTGACCAGGAGATGGAATCCATCAAAAACACTCCAATCGACACTTTACTACGCAATAACCCAAGTGTCAATTCAAACAACACTAGTGAGAGTAGTGTCAACGAAGTTGGTGCAGCATCAGTTTTAAGATCAACTGGTGGCTCAGGAGGTTCAGGAGGCTCAGGGGGTTCTGTTGGGTCTAGAGGTAAATCAAGAGAAAAACAAGAACCTAATAACAACGGTGACAGTGAAAAAGAGAAGACTGGAAAGCAAGAAAGTACATTTACGGGTGGATTTAAACAGACTAGAATTGGTCAGAGTGTCAAAGGTGCCTCTGCTGCACTTGGAGTTATACTCGTTATCGCAGGTGCCGCATTAGGCGCCAAGAAATTGTAA